In Gemmobacter sp. 24YEA27, a genomic segment contains:
- a CDS encoding NADH-quinone oxidoreductase subunit M produces the protein MAQQLLNIILFLPLVAALIMALFLRGDDEAARGNAKYLALFATIATFLASLFLLAEFDPSNPDFQFVTERDWILGLKWRLGVDGISILFVMLTTFLMPLVIWSAWDVTKRVKEYMIAFLILETLMIGVFCALDLVMFYLFFEAGLIPMFLIIGVWGGVNRIYAAFKFFLYTFLGSVLMLVAMIFMYMDAGTTCIGACGEGQVSLLTHTFSFEAFDLLGIHVVGGVQTLLFLAFFASFAVKMPMWPVHTWLPDAHVQAPTAGSVILAAVMLKMGGYGFLRFSLPMFPVASDLLAPLVYWMSAIAVVYTSLVALVQSDMKKLIAYSSVAHMGYVTMGIFAMNQQGVDGAIFQMISHGFISGALFLCVGVIYDRMHTREIDAYGGLVNRMPAYAMVFMFFTMANVGLPGTSGFVGEFLTIMGIYQVNTWIAFFAASGVIFSASYALWLYRRVVFGQLTKDSLKLITDMTAREKLIFAPLVAMTLFLGIYPSAVTDIIGPSVTHLIENYRAALPVLAEQAAMH, from the coding sequence ATGGCACAACAACTCCTCAATATCATCCTCTTCCTGCCGCTGGTGGCCGCGCTGATCATGGCGCTGTTCCTGCGCGGCGATGACGAGGCCGCACGCGGCAACGCCAAATATCTGGCGCTGTTCGCGACCATCGCAACCTTCCTTGCCAGCCTCTTCCTGCTGGCGGAGTTCGATCCGTCGAACCCGGATTTCCAGTTCGTCACGGAACGTGACTGGATCCTCGGCCTGAAATGGCGGCTTGGCGTCGATGGGATCTCGATCCTCTTCGTCATGCTGACGACCTTCCTCATGCCGCTGGTGATCTGGTCGGCCTGGGATGTGACGAAACGCGTCAAGGAATATATGATCGCGTTTCTGATCCTGGAAACGCTGATGATCGGCGTGTTCTGCGCGCTGGATCTGGTGATGTTCTACCTTTTCTTCGAGGCAGGGCTGATCCCGATGTTCCTGATCATCGGGGTCTGGGGCGGCGTGAACCGCATCTATGCGGCGTTCAAATTCTTCCTCTACACCTTCCTCGGGTCCGTCCTGATGCTGGTGGCGATGATCTTCATGTATATGGATGCGGGCACCACCTGTATCGGTGCCTGTGGCGAGGGCCAGGTCTCGCTTCTGACCCATACTTTCAGCTTCGAGGCCTTTGACCTTCTGGGGATCCATGTGGTCGGCGGTGTGCAGACGCTGCTGTTCCTCGCGTTTTTTGCGAGTTTCGCGGTCAAGATGCCGATGTGGCCGGTTCACACCTGGCTGCCCGATGCCCACGTTCAGGCGCCGACCGCGGGGTCGGTAATCCTGGCGGCGGTGATGCTGAAAATGGGCGGCTACGGGTTCCTGCGGTTCTCGCTGCCGATGTTCCCGGTGGCCTCTGATCTGCTGGCGCCGCTGGTCTACTGGATGTCGGCGATTGCGGTGGTCTATACCTCGCTGGTCGCTCTGGTTCAGTCGGATATGAAAAAGCTGATCGCCTATTCCTCGGTCGCCCATATGGGTTACGTGACCATGGGGATTTTCGCGATGAACCAGCAGGGCGTCGATGGCGCGATCTTCCAGATGATCAGCCACGGCTTCATCTCGGGCGCTTTGTTCCTTTGCGTCGGCGTGATCTATGACCGGATGCATACCCGCGAGATCGACGCCTATGGCGGCCTTGTGAACCGGATGCCGGCCTATGCGATGGTCTTCATGTTCTTCACCATGGCCAATGTCGGCCTTCCCGGCACCTCTGGCTTCGTGGGCGAGTTCCTGACGATCATGGGCATCTATCAGGTCAACACCTGGATCGCCTTCTTCGCGGCTTCGGGCGTGATCTTCTCGGCCTCTTACGCGCTCTGGCTCTACCGCCGGGTGGTTTTCGGCCAGCTTACGAAAGACAGCCTGAAGCTGATCACCGACATGACCGCGCGTGAGAAACTGATCTTCGCGCCCCTGGTGGCGATGACCCTGTTCCTCGGCATCTATCCGAGCGCGGTCACCGATATCATCGGCCCGTCCGTGACCCATCTGATCGAGAACTACCGTGCCGCTCTGCCCGTTCTGGCTGAGCAGGCGGCAATGCACTGA
- the nuoN gene encoding NADH-quinone oxidoreductase subunit NuoN, with the protein MTAVDFNTVLPEVILALYAMAALMFGVYTGKDKVAVPLVWATSGLFVALALWIGLGGEGSRTAFHGMFNDDPFARFAKVTILVSSAAVLVMSQDYMQRYNMLRFEYPVIVTLAVTGMMMMVSAGDLMALYMGLELQSLALYVTAAMRRDSAKSSEAGLKYFVLGSLSSGMLLFGASLVYGFTGTTQFDGIFVALQADVSLGLLFGLVFMLAGLAFKISAAPFHMWTPDVYEGSPTPVTAFFATAPKVAAMALIARLAWDAFGSIPAQWGQVLAALSVLSMYLGAIAAIGQKDIKRLMAYSSIAHMGYALIGLAAATTGTADQAVQGVQAMLIYMVIYVTMGVGSFAFILGMERNGRPVTDVASLKMLSKTEPLKALALLMLFFSLAGVPPFIGFYAKFAVLKAAVDAGMVWLAVAGGIASVIGAFYYLRVVYFIYFGDTEDPAESRMSAVQWVVMMAVAAILVLGAINLFGIEEPALTAAKALVL; encoded by the coding sequence ATGACCGCAGTTGATTTCAACACCGTTCTGCCCGAGGTGATCCTCGCGCTTTACGCGATGGCCGCGCTCATGTTCGGTGTCTACACCGGCAAGGACAAAGTGGCGGTGCCGCTGGTCTGGGCCACGTCGGGGCTTTTCGTGGCGCTTGCGCTGTGGATCGGCCTTGGCGGCGAGGGCAGCCGGACGGCCTTCCACGGCATGTTCAACGACGACCCCTTCGCGCGCTTTGCCAAGGTGACGATCCTCGTATCTTCTGCCGCCGTGCTGGTGATGAGCCAGGACTATATGCAGCGCTACAATATGCTGCGCTTTGAATATCCGGTGATCGTGACGCTGGCTGTGACCGGCATGATGATGATGGTCTCGGCCGGTGATCTGATGGCGCTCTATATGGGGCTCGAGCTGCAATCGCTCGCGCTTTACGTGACCGCCGCGATGCGCCGCGACAGCGCGAAATCCTCGGAAGCCGGGCTGAAATATTTCGTCCTCGGCTCGCTGTCTTCCGGGATGCTGCTGTTCGGCGCCTCGCTGGTTTACGGCTTTACCGGCACGACGCAATTCGACGGCATCTTCGTCGCACTTCAGGCCGATGTCTCGCTGGGGCTGCTCTTTGGCCTGGTGTTCATGCTGGCGGGTCTCGCGTTCAAGATCTCGGCGGCACCCTTCCATATGTGGACGCCTGACGTCTATGAGGGCTCGCCCACCCCGGTGACCGCCTTCTTCGCCACCGCGCCGAAAGTCGCCGCGATGGCGCTGATCGCGCGGCTGGCCTGGGATGCCTTCGGCTCGATCCCGGCGCAATGGGGCCAGGTGCTGGCGGCGCTGTCGGTTCTGTCGATGTATCTCGGCGCGATTGCCGCCATCGGCCAGAAAGACATCAAACGCCTGATGGCCTATTCCTCGATCGCCCATATGGGCTATGCGCTGATCGGTCTTGCCGCCGCGACCACCGGTACGGCAGACCAGGCCGTGCAGGGCGTCCAGGCCATGCTGATCTATATGGTGATCTATGTCACCATGGGCGTGGGGTCCTTCGCCTTCATCCTCGGGATGGAGCGCAATGGCCGCCCGGTCACCGATGTTGCCAGCCTGAAGATGCTCTCGAAGACCGAGCCGCTGAAGGCGCTGGCGCTTCTGATGCTGTTCTTCAGCCTTGCTGGTGTGCCGCCCTTTATCGGCTTCTACGCCAAATTCGCGGTGCTGAAAGCGGCGGTGGATGCGGGCATGGTCTGGCTGGCGGTCGCGGGCGGGATCGCTTCGGTTATCGGCGCCTTCTACTATCTGCGCGTCGTGTATTTCATCTATTTCGGCGATACCGAAGATCCGGCGGAAAGCCGTATGTCGGCGGTACAATGGGTGGTGATGATGGCGGTAGCTGCGATCCTTGTGCTCGGGGCGATCAACCTCTTTGGCATCGAGGAGCCGGCTTTGACGGCGGCAAAAGCGCTTGTGCTCTGA
- a CDS encoding type III pantothenate kinase: MLLAIDCGNTNTVFAIWDGAKFIATWRIGTDHKRTADEYFVWLSSLLLLNRLEVKIGEVIISSTVPRVVFNLRVLSNRYFDCRPLVVGKPECLLPHQPRVDQGTTVGPDRLVNTAGAFDRHGGNLIVVDFGTATTFDVVDTDGAYIGGVIAPGVNLSLEALHMAAAALPHVDVTRPAQAIGTNTVACMQSGVYWGYIGLVEGIVRAIREERDRPMKVIGTGGLASLFAQDTEIFESIEDDLTMHGLVLIHEYNKENA; encoded by the coding sequence ATGCTTCTCGCGATCGACTGCGGCAATACCAATACCGTCTTTGCCATCTGGGACGGGGCGAAGTTCATCGCCACCTGGCGCATCGGCACCGATCACAAACGCACGGCAGATGAGTATTTCGTCTGGCTTTCCTCGCTTTTGCTGCTCAACCGGCTGGAGGTGAAGATCGGTGAGGTGATCATCTCGTCTACCGTGCCGCGGGTGGTGTTCAATCTGCGTGTGCTGTCAAACCGCTATTTCGACTGCCGCCCGCTGGTGGTGGGCAAGCCCGAATGTCTGTTGCCGCATCAGCCGAGGGTCGATCAGGGCACGACTGTCGGCCCCGACCGGCTGGTGAACACGGCAGGCGCCTTTGACCGGCATGGCGGCAATCTGATCGTGGTTGATTTCGGCACCGCGACCACCTTTGACGTCGTCGATACCGATGGCGCCTATATCGGCGGTGTGATCGCGCCGGGGGTGAACCTGAGCCTTGAGGCACTGCATATGGCGGCGGCCGCGCTTCCCCATGTCGATGTGACGCGGCCCGCGCAGGCGATTGGCACGAATACGGTGGCCTGTATGCAGTCAGGCGTGTATTGGGGCTATATCGGCCTTGTCGAAGGCATCGTGCGCGCCATCCGCGAGGAACGCGATCGCCCGATGAAGGTGATCGGCACCGGCGGCCTTGCGTCGCTCTTCGCCCAGGACACTGAGATTTTCGAGTCGATTGAGGATGATCTGACCATGCATGGCCTCGTCCTGATCCATGAGTACAACAAGGAAAACGCATGA
- a CDS encoding ribonuclease J, giving the protein MKSERLIYLPLGGAGEIGMNAYVYGYGAPGKERLILVDMGVTFPDMDGAPGVEVIMPDITWLEERVSRLEAIFITHAHEDHIGALGHLWPKLKAKVYARKFTAAIGKLKMDELGHPTDAIVTVGARPDVVEAGPFRVQFVPLSHSIPESAALIIDTPAGRVVHSGDFKLDRSPVVGEAWDDALWQSVADEAPVRALMCDSTNVFSTHPGRSEATLAEPLAELIKASEGMFVATTFGSNVARLKTLAEAAVAADRTICVMGRSMKRMLSVAESTGVLTSFPRVVSTEDALEVPRRNLMLLVTGSQGERRAAAAALSRGKYLGHELKRGDTFLFSSRTIPGNEKGVYKIWNEFSEKGVRVVDDAGGLYHVSGHANRPDLEHVHRLLLPDMLIPMHGEHRHLTEHARIGSEGGIATQVAVNGMMVDLTGEHPKVVEYVETGRLYLDGTVLIGAMDGVIRNRIRMALNGHVLATVILDEAGEPLGEPWVEIMGLTPTGKGGRDLAETMEAELDEWMGRAGRKVLKNDDKVEDDMRRIIRQVAVEEIGKKPEVTVVVSRLLPE; this is encoded by the coding sequence ATGAAGAGTGAACGGCTGATCTACCTTCCGCTGGGTGGTGCCGGCGAAATCGGGATGAATGCCTATGTCTACGGCTATGGCGCCCCTGGGAAGGAGAGGCTGATCCTCGTGGATATGGGGGTGACTTTCCCCGATATGGACGGGGCTCCGGGGGTCGAGGTGATCATGCCCGACATCACCTGGCTGGAAGAACGCGTGAGCAGGCTTGAGGCGATATTCATCACCCACGCCCATGAGGATCATATCGGCGCGCTTGGCCATCTCTGGCCGAAGCTCAAAGCCAAAGTCTATGCGCGGAAATTCACCGCCGCCATCGGCAAGCTGAAGATGGATGAGCTGGGCCATCCGACCGATGCGATTGTGACCGTGGGTGCGCGCCCTGATGTGGTCGAGGCGGGGCCGTTCCGCGTGCAGTTCGTGCCGCTTTCGCATTCGATCCCGGAATCGGCGGCTCTGATCATCGACACGCCCGCAGGGCGCGTGGTGCATTCGGGCGATTTCAAGCTCGACCGTTCGCCGGTCGTGGGCGAGGCCTGGGATGATGCGCTCTGGCAATCGGTGGCCGACGAGGCACCGGTCAGGGCGCTGATGTGCGACAGTACCAATGTGTTCTCGACCCATCCGGGGCGGTCCGAGGCGACTTTGGCCGAGCCTTTGGCCGAGCTGATCAAGGCATCAGAAGGGATGTTCGTTGCAACCACCTTCGGCTCGAACGTGGCGCGGCTGAAGACGCTCGCCGAGGCGGCTGTGGCGGCGGATCGCACGATCTGCGTCATGGGCCGCTCGATGAAGCGGATGCTCTCGGTCGCCGAGTCCACCGGGGTGCTGACCTCTTTCCCGCGGGTGGTGTCGACCGAAGACGCGCTGGAAGTGCCGCGCCGGAACCTCATGCTGCTGGTGACCGGCAGCCAGGGCGAGCGGCGGGCGGCTGCGGCGGCTTTGTCGCGCGGCAAATATCTGGGCCATGAGCTGAAAAGGGGCGATACCTTCCTGTTCTCCTCGCGCACGATCCCGGGGAATGAGAAGGGTGTCTACAAGATCTGGAACGAGTTTTCCGAGAAGGGCGTGCGGGTCGTCGATGATGCCGGCGGGCTCTATCATGTCTCGGGCCATGCGAACCGTCCGGATCTGGAACATGTGCACCGGCTGTTGCTGCCGGATATGCTGATCCCGATGCATGGCGAACACCGGCATCTGACCGAACATGCGCGGATCGGGTCTGAGGGCGGGATCGCGACACAGGTGGCGGTCAACGGGATGATGGTCGATCTGACCGGCGAGCATCCGAAGGTCGTTGAATATGTCGAGACCGGGCGGCTTTATCTGGACGGGACTGTGCTTATCGGGGCGATGGACGGGGTGATCCGCAACCGGATCCGCATGGCGCTGAACGGGCATGTGCTGGCGACGGTAATCCTTGACGAGGCAGGCGAGCCGCTGGGCGAGCCCTGGGTCGAGATCATGGGGCTGACGCCGACCGGCAAAGGCGGGCGCGATCTGGCCGAGACGATGGAGGCGGAGCTTGATGAATGGATGGGCCGTGCCGGGCGCAAGGTTCTGAAAAACGATGACAAGGTCGAGGATGACATGCGCCGCATCATCCGCCAGGTCGCGGTGGAAGAAATCGGCAAAAAGCCGGAAGTGACCGTGGTGGTTTCGCGTCTTTTGCCCGAATGA
- a CDS encoding IS3 family transposase (programmed frameshift): MKASKFTEAQKAFILKQGEEGTPVAEICRKAGISQATYFNWKKRYGGLLPDEMRRLKALEDENARLKKIVADLTLDREMLQDVIRRKPLRPVRTRKLVDGLLVDWGVSIRRACQAQRFDTSSYHYKSRRTGQAGLELRIREICETRVRYGYRRIHVLLRREGWQVNIKKTRRIYNELGLQLRNRHPKRRVKARLREDRQEASGPNEVWAMDFVHDQLALGKKLRILTIVDIHSRYCPATDPRFAYRGEDVVQTLERVCRQIGYPQTIRVDNGSEFISRDLDLWAYANGVTLDFSRPGKPTDNGFIEAFNSKLRAECLNAHWFMDLADAREKLEAWRRDYNEVRPHSAIGYNVPINLHIPGGAASPPP, from the exons ATGAAGGCATCGAAGTTCACGGAAGCGCAGAAGGCGTTCATTCTGAAGCAGGGCGAGGAAGGCACGCCTGTTGCCGAGATCTGCCGCAAGGCGGGGATCAGCCAGGCCACATACTTCAACTGGAAGAAGCGTTATGGCGGGTTGCTTCCCGATGAGATGCGGCGGTTGAAGGCGCTTGAGGACGAGAATGCACGGCTGAAGAAGATCGTGGCGGACCTGACGCTCGACCGCGAGATGCTGCAGGACGTCATCCGCCGAAAGC CTCTGAGGCCTGTCCGGACGCGCAAGCTTGTTGACGGGCTTCTGGTTGACTGGGGTGTCTCGATCCGACGGGCCTGCCAGGCGCAGCGGTTCGACACTTCGAGCTACCATTACAAATCCCGTCGCACCGGGCAGGCCGGCCTCGAACTGCGGATCCGCGAGATCTGCGAAACGCGTGTGCGCTATGGCTACCGGCGCATCCATGTGCTGCTGCGGCGGGAGGGCTGGCAGGTGAACATCAAGAAGACACGCAGGATTTACAATGAGTTGGGCCTGCAGCTGCGCAACAGGCATCCGAAGCGCCGGGTGAAGGCGAGGCTGCGCGAGGACCGACAGGAGGCCTCCGGACCGAACGAGGTCTGGGCGATGGATTTTGTCCATGACCAGCTCGCCCTGGGCAAGAAACTGCGGATCCTGACCATCGTGGATATCCATTCGCGTTATTGCCCGGCGACGGATCCCCGATTTGCTTACCGGGGCGAGGATGTGGTTCAGACGCTCGAACGGGTCTGTCGGCAGATCGGCTACCCGCAGACGATCAGGGTCGATAACGGCAGCGAGTTTATCTCCCGCGACCTGGATCTGTGGGCCTATGCCAATGGTGTCACATTGGACTTCTCCCGACCGGGGAAACCCACCGACAATGGCTTCATTGAGGCGTTCAACAGCAAGCTGCGGGCGGAGTGCCTGAACGCCCACTGGTTCATGGACCTTGCGGATGCGCGCGAAAAGTTGGAGGCTTGGCGCAGAGACTACAACGAGGTCAGGCCTCACAGTGCGATCGGTTACAACGTGCCGATCAACCTGCATATTCCCGGTGGCGCAGCCAGCCCGCCTCCGTGA
- a CDS encoding peptide chain release factor 3: protein MLDNAPTLPPEISRRRTFAIIAHPDAGKTTLTEKFLLFGGAIQMAGQVRAKGEARRTRSDFLKMEQDRGISVSASAMSFEYREFRYNLVDTPGHSDFSEDTYRTLTAVDAAIMVIDGAKGVESQTRKLFEVCRLRDLPILTFCNKMDREARDTFEIIDEIQENLAIDVAPASWPIGSGRDFLGAYDLLNDRLELMDRADRNKVAESIRLNGLDDPRLADHIPADQLAQLREEIAMARELLPAFNREAFLQGAMTPIWFGSAINSFGVKELMEGIGNFGPEPQPQKAAERAVAAEEPKVTGFVFKVQANMDPKHRDRVAFVRLASGHFERGMKLTHVRSKKLMAVTNPVLFLAADRELADEAWAGDIIGIPNHGQLRIGDALTEGETLRFTGIPSFAPELLQNIRATDPMKAKHLEKALMQFAEEGAAKVFKPAIGSGFIVGVVGALQFDVLASRIGLEYQIPVRFEPSQFASARWISGDRDEIEKMVNLNKQHIATDNDGDLVFLTRLQWDIDRVARDYPALRLTATKEMMA from the coding sequence ATGCTGGACAACGCCCCCACCCTTCCGCCCGAGATTTCCCGCCGCCGGACCTTCGCGATCATCGCGCATCCGGATGCTGGCAAAACCACGCTGACCGAAAAGTTTCTCCTGTTCGGGGGAGCGATCCAGATGGCGGGCCAGGTGCGCGCCAAGGGCGAGGCGCGGCGCACGCGCTCGGACTTTCTCAAGATGGAACAGGACCGGGGCATCTCGGTCTCGGCCTCGGCGATGTCGTTTGAATATCGCGAGTTCCGGTACAATCTGGTCGACACGCCCGGCCACTCGGATTTTTCCGAAGACACCTATCGCACGCTGACCGCCGTCGATGCCGCGATCATGGTGATCGACGGGGCGAAAGGCGTGGAAAGCCAGACGCGGAAACTGTTCGAGGTCTGCCGGCTGCGCGATCTGCCGATCCTGACCTTCTGCAACAAGATGGACCGCGAGGCGCGCGACACATTCGAGATCATAGACGAAATCCAGGAGAATCTGGCGATCGACGTGGCACCGGCCTCCTGGCCGATCGGCTCGGGGCGCGATTTCCTCGGCGCCTATGACCTGCTGAATGACCGCCTTGAGCTGATGGACCGCGCCGACCGCAACAAAGTGGCGGAATCGATCAGGCTGAACGGGCTGGATGACCCGCGCCTTGCCGATCATATCCCCGCAGACCAGCTGGCGCAGCTGCGCGAGGAAATCGCCATGGCGCGGGAATTGCTGCCCGCCTTTAACCGCGAGGCGTTTTTGCAAGGCGCGATGACGCCGATCTGGTTCGGCTCGGCGATCAATTCCTTTGGCGTCAAAGAGCTGATGGAGGGGATCGGCAATTTCGGCCCCGAACCGCAGCCGCAAAAGGCGGCCGAACGCGCCGTGGCCGCCGAAGAACCAAAGGTCACCGGCTTTGTCTTCAAGGTCCAGGCCAATATGGACCCGAAACACCGCGACCGCGTGGCCTTTGTCCGCCTCGCCTCGGGCCATTTTGAACGCGGCATGAAGCTGACGCATGTGCGCTCGAAAAAGCTGATGGCGGTGACCAATCCGGTACTGTTCCTCGCCGCCGACCGCGAACTGGCGGATGAGGCCTGGGCCGGCGACATTATCGGCATCCCGAATCACGGTCAGCTCAGGATCGGCGACGCGCTGACCGAGGGCGAGACGCTGCGCTTCACCGGGATCCCGTCTTTCGCGCCCGAGCTCTTGCAAAATATCCGCGCGACCGACCCGATGAAGGCCAAACACCTGGAAAAGGCGCTGATGCAGTTCGCCGAGGAAGGTGCAGCCAAGGTCTTCAAGCCCGCCATCGGCTCTGGTTTTATCGTCGGCGTGGTCGGCGCGCTGCAATTCGACGTGCTCGCCTCGCGGATCGGGCTGGAATATCAGATCCCGGTGCGGTTCGAGCCCTCGCAATTCGCCTCGGCGCGCTGGATTTCGGGCGACAGGGACGAGATCGAAAAGATGGTCAATCTGAACAAGCAGCATATCGCCACCGATAATGACGGCGACCTCGTGTTCCTCACCCGGCTGCAATGGGACATCGACCGCGTGGCGCGCGACTATCCCGCGCTGCGGCTGACGGCGACGAAAGAAATGATGGCCTGA
- a CDS encoding Hint domain-containing protein — MTTLPDQSPGQSPGQEHHTASAATAGGAAPGQACQVFAAGDIFVSSGVNSGDGLGLPDDVESGDIYQLELGAAPSRLLLEAAGDCGAQRVAAGSAVGQAGDLVRLIARYTLMADDGDRVELLLIRIGEDGADALWVLPLSPVSDRAEYALLAVEISPRDARLTAMMSLSFARGTRISLASGQMVAIETLRPGMKLLTRDHGPQELRHIGRASLRAIGAFAPVVILAGTLGNSGDLIVGQHHRMFLYQRHKLPGLATSELLVQARHLVDEEHVFIRESGVTDWFSLIFDRHEIIYAEGIPVESLMVNDATISRLPPQFASEVRAQFPGLAHLQHFGTEAGRQFLDSIGGPAHWHSRGAGGNRNPAQGVAGQSTGQSSGQNNKPG, encoded by the coding sequence ATGACTACTCTCCCCGACCAGAGCCCCGGCCAGAGCCCCGGCCAGGAGCACCATACCGCATCTGCCGCAACGGCGGGCGGCGCGGCGCCGGGCCAGGCCTGCCAGGTTTTTGCGGCCGGGGATATTTTCGTCTCTTCCGGTGTGAACAGTGGCGACGGGCTCGGCCTGCCCGATGACGTCGAAAGCGGCGACATCTATCAGCTTGAGCTGGGCGCAGCCCCGTCGCGCCTGCTGCTTGAGGCCGCCGGTGACTGCGGCGCGCAGCGGGTTGCTGCCGGCTCGGCGGTCGGTCAGGCGGGGGATCTTGTGCGGCTGATCGCGCGCTACACCCTGATGGCCGATGATGGTGACCGGGTGGAACTTTTGCTGATCCGGATCGGCGAGGACGGGGCGGACGCGCTTTGGGTGCTGCCGCTGTCTCCGGTCTCGGACCGCGCGGAATATGCGCTGCTGGCGGTCGAGATCTCGCCCCGCGATGCCCGGCTGACGGCGATGATGAGCCTTTCCTTCGCGCGCGGCACCAGGATCTCGCTCGCCAGCGGTCAGATGGTCGCAATCGAGACGCTGCGCCCGGGGATGAAGCTTCTGACCCGCGATCATGGCCCGCAGGAACTGCGCCATATCGGGCGGGCAAGCCTGCGCGCCATCGGGGCCTTCGCGCCGGTGGTGATTCTGGCCGGAACGCTGGGCAATTCCGGCGATCTGATCGTCGGACAGCATCACCGTATGTTCCTTTACCAGCGTCATAAACTGCCGGGGCTGGCCACGTCCGAGCTGCTGGTCCAGGCCCGCCATCTGGTTGATGAAGAACATGTTTTCATCCGCGAATCCGGAGTGACAGACTGGTTCAGCCTGATCTTCGACCGTCATGAGATCATCTATGCCGAGGGTATCCCGGTCGAAAGCCTGATGGTGAACGACGCCACCATCTCGCGGCTGCCACCGCAATTCGCCTCCGAGGTGCGCGCACAATTTCCCGGCCTCGCGCATCTGCAGCATTTCGGCACCGAGGCCGGGCGGCAATTTCTCGATTCCATCGGAGGCCCGGCGCATTGGCACAGCCGTGGCGCAGGCGGCAACCGGAACCCGGCACAAGGTGTCGCCGGACAGAGCACGGGACAGAGCAGCGGGCAAAACAACAAACCGGGCTGA
- a CDS encoding SDR family oxidoreductase, whose amino-acid sequence MDLGIRGKTALVTAASKGLGRGCAEALAAAGVDLVICARGEAALVKTASELSETYGVSVTPVVADITDAAARARVLETAGAVDILVTNAGGPPPGVWSDWDRDDFIRALDANMLTPIALMQALVPGMMERGWGRVVNITSASVRAPVDVLGLSNTARTGLTGFVAGTARQVAGKGVAINNLLPGIHATDRAVALDQGVSAKTGLSPEEAKRQREATIPVQRYGTAAEFGATCAFLCSVHAGFIIGQNILADGGATNLTI is encoded by the coding sequence ATGGATCTGGGCATCAGGGGTAAGACCGCGCTGGTCACGGCGGCGTCAAAGGGGCTTGGCCGGGGCTGTGCGGAGGCATTGGCGGCGGCGGGGGTCGATCTGGTGATCTGTGCGCGCGGCGAGGCGGCTTTGGTGAAGACTGCCTCGGAACTGTCTGAAACCTATGGGGTTTCGGTGACGCCGGTCGTTGCGGATATCACCGATGCGGCGGCACGGGCGCGGGTGCTGGAGACCGCCGGCGCGGTGGATATTCTGGTGACCAATGCCGGCGGCCCGCCTCCGGGCGTCTGGAGCGACTGGGACCGCGACGATTTCATCCGCGCGCTTGATGCGAATATGCTGACGCCGATCGCGCTGATGCAGGCGCTGGTGCCGGGGATGATGGAGCGGGGCTGGGGCCGGGTGGTCAATATCACCTCGGCTTCGGTGCGGGCGCCGGTGGATGTGCTGGGTCTCTCAAACACCGCGCGCACCGGGTTGACCGGCTTTGTCGCCGGCACCGCGCGTCAGGTGGCGGGGAAGGGGGTTGCGATCAACAATCTCTTGCCCGGCATCCATGCCACCGACCGCGCCGTGGCGCTGGATCAGGGGGTCTCGGCCAAAACCGGGCTCAGCCCTGAAGAGGCAAAGCGCCAGCGCGAAGCCACGATCCCGGTGCAGCGTTACGGCACAGCGGCGGAGTTTGGCGCGACCTGTGCCTTCCTCTGTTCTGTCCATGCCGGGTTCATCATCGGGCAGAATATCCTCGCGGATGGCGGGGCGACCAATCTGACGATCTGA
- a CDS encoding HTH domain-containing protein — MKRDARLYDLVQILRDGKLHTAEELAVSLGVSTRTVWRDMAMMAATGLPVTGERGLGYILRSPLMLPPTVLTPDELEALACGLRHVEANDPGLARAARNLLYKITTLLPQAGIGPDDMDPADE; from the coding sequence ATGAAACGCGATGCCCGGCTTTACGACCTCGTGCAGATCCTGCGCGACGGCAAGCTGCATACGGCGGAAGAGCTGGCAGTCAGCCTTGGGGTCTCGACCCGCACGGTCTGGCGCGACATGGCGATGATGGCGGCGACCGGCCTGCCGGTGACGGGCGAACGCGGGCTGGGCTATATCCTGCGCTCGCCACTGATGCTGCCGCCGACCGTGCTGACGCCCGATGAGCTGGAAGCACTCGCCTGCGGGCTCAGACATGTCGAGGCCAATGATCCCGGCCTCGCCCGGGCGGCGCGCAATCTGCTTTACAAGATCACCACGCTCTTGCCCCAGGCCGGGATAGGTCCGGACGATATGGACCCGGCGGATGAGTGA
- a CDS encoding twin-arginine translocase TatA/TatE family subunit, which produces MLQNIGLPGLLLIAVVVLVLFGKGKVSSLMGEVGKGITAFKKGVSDGTAEIEKERAEVAKDVTPAETVAKDKV; this is translated from the coding sequence ATGCTTCAGAATATCGGCCTTCCCGGCCTTCTGCTTATCGCCGTTGTTGTTCTCGTGCTCTTTGGCAAGGGCAAAGTGTCCTCGCTGATGGGTGAGGTCGGCAAGGGCATCACCGCCTTCAAGAAAGGCGTGTCTGATGGCACTGCCGAGATCGAGAAAGAGCGCGCCGAGGTTGCCAAGGATGTGACCCCGGCCGAGACCGTGGCAAAAGACAAGGTCTGA